TATTAAACTTCAAGAAATATACCGCTAATTTGGAGTGAGCATTTATTTGCACAATTACAACATGCGACAAACCCAGAAGAGATGAACAAGTCTGACGTTTCCATCCCCAGCGCAGCAGCGGCCACCCCACCCCGCGGTGACACCAGGGGCTGCCAGGGAAGGGCTCGGGCCTCCAGCCCCAACCCTAGAGCGGAGCATAGGCCGCGCGGCTGCTACTCCTCCTCGCCTGACGACTCTCTCTCGAACGTGTAGGCCATGAAGCAAGCGTCGGGTCTCTTGGGGACGAGGGGATGCCCCGGTCTCACAATCTCAAAGCCCAGAAAGCTGAAGGTACGGAGCAGCGCGGCTGTGGGGGGTACAGGCTGTCACACCAGGGTCCGGCaggcctcacccccaccccacaccccgcCACCCTCTCCTCCCCGGGGACCAGGAAGGGACGGTGGCACCTACCTCTGTCCTCACGGTTCTTGTGGAAGCAGATGAAGACGTGGTCGGCGCGGAGCTGCTCCTCCGCAAACTCGAGGAGAACTGCGAAACTGAGCCGGCCCTCAGCATGCCCCGCCAGGCCACCCCCGCCCCCCTTATTCCCACTGCCCGGGGCTTCTTGGCCGAGGTGGGGCCGCTGCGCCCGCTCTCACCCCACCCACCATGGCAACAGGAAAGGCTCCCACAGGTTGCCCAGCGTGGGGGCCGCAGGACTCCTGGGGGTGCACACTTTAAAAAGGGAGCTCCCTTCCCACAAAGCAGGGAGGGTGGCAGCCCCCTCACCTGTCTTTGCTCCCCTCGGGCAGCGCGCCGCCTGGGATCTCGATGTACAGGCTGCCGCCGCGCAGCACTACCCTCCAGGTGATGTGTTTGGCGTCCGTGAGCCTGGACTGGACGTTAAGAATCCTCGTCTTGTTGTTAGACGTTAGTTCCTCTGTTACATTCAGCCGATTATCCTGCGGGGAGATGATGCCACATCCCCAATCTTACAAACCCCATTCCCACGGCAA
This portion of the Microcebus murinus isolate Inina chromosome 27, M.murinus_Inina_mat1.0, whole genome shotgun sequence genome encodes:
- the OAZ1 gene encoding LOW QUALITY PROTEIN: ornithine decarboxylase antizyme 1 (The sequence of the model RefSeq protein was modified relative to this genomic sequence to represent the inferred CDS: deleted 1 base in 1 codon), encoding MVKSSLQRILNSHCFAREKEGDKPSATVHASLTMPLLSLHSRGGHSSENSRVSLSCCSNLGPGPRWCSDVPHPPLKIPGGRGNSQRDHSLSANLLYSDNRLNVTEELTSNNKTRILNVQSRLTDAKHITWRVVLRGGSLYIEIPGGALPEGSKDSFAVLLEFAEEQLRADHVFICFHKNREDRAALLRTFSFLGFEIVRPGHPLVPKRPDACFMAYTFERESSGEEE